The following are encoded together in the Vigna angularis cultivar LongXiaoDou No.4 chromosome 9, ASM1680809v1, whole genome shotgun sequence genome:
- the LOC108347417 gene encoding protein SLE2 — protein MTSRQQNKQELDERARQGETVVPGGTGGKSVEAQQHLAEGRSKGGKTRKEQLGTEGYQEMGRKGGLSTMDKSGEERAREEGIEIDESKFRTSSNNNNDM, from the exons ATGACAAGTCGTCAGCAGAACAAACAAGAGCTTGATGAGAGAGCAAGGCAGGGAGAGACTGTTGTTCCCGGTGGCACTGGTGGCAAGAGCGTTGAGGCTCAGCAACACCTTGCTGAAG GAAGAAGCAAGGGAGGGAAAACAAGGAAGGAACAACTAGGGACAGAAGGGTACCAAGAAATGGGACGCAAGGGTGGGTTGAGCACCATGGATAAATCAGGAGAAGAACGTGCTAGAGAGGAAGGCATTGAAATTGATGAATCCAAGTTCAGGACTTCTTCCAATAACAACAACGACATGTaa